tgtgtgtgaatgggtgaatgactgattgtgatgtaaagcaccttggggggttccaggactttaaaaggcgctatatcaaatacaggccatttaactcattttggccacttgtatccatggacgtaattttggggggggggacaggggggacatgtccccccactttttccaaagtcaagttttgacccctgtactttttaccatccaaaaacaatattacactatattaaattgacactggttgaagcCTGTAAAGCCTGTAAagcctgtaaagataccccccccccccccccccgtgtcccccccacttctaaagtgaaaattacgtccatgcttgtatccacaatctggtcttttggtcactacccaacacTCTTcagtcgtgaccataggtgagggtagtaaCGTAGATCGAGAGCTATGCCTTCCggctcggctctctcttcaccacgacagagcgGTAAAACGTCcacatcgctgcagacgcagcaccaatccacctgtcgaccaCACGTGATTAGAGCTCACGTTGGACAAAAAAACGTCACGCTCTCCTAGAGCTCCACCCCTAATGAGCCGCAACTGTGACCACTCATTTGTGCCCAACTGAAGCTTGACGTGAGGTTTGTTGTTGTTCCCCACAACCTACAGGTTTAAGTAACTTAAATAATGAATGTGATGACAGCATCAGCCTTTGAGTTAAAGATGGAAGCTGAGCCTCTAAACCCACATGTTGGTGAAGGCTTTGGATCCAAGCAGAAGAGAAACGCTGCAGCGTGAACACATCACAGAAAGTTTCTTCACACACGCTAGTAAATCTCCTCATGACTGTGAATGCATTTCAGCACTGGCAGGAACAAGCGCAACAAAGACTAATGACTGTCATCGTGCCCTCCCACTGCACAGCGTGTACACTTAAACAATCCACTTCCTCAACATATGCTGACCAGAATACCGACTAAGATTCCCAAGCCCTGCAGGATTCTGCCGGCTTTGTTAAGATGAGTGAGGGTTGATTTAAGAGAAAGAAGCTGAGTTTTGATCACAGCCTCAGAGCGATGAACAGAAAAAGCCTGATTGCTGCTACACCTGCTGCATTCATTTGTGTTTGCTTTAATTGTTAAATGAGGGCATCACGATGATGAACCATGTCCAGCAGAACCACCCAACATGAAAAAGACATTCTGTTCTATTGTCCTAACCAAAACCCAACAGTGCTGTTTCTTGAGCGTTTAATTGGTTCCTTTGAGCGTGTCGTTACACACTCGGTCTAAAAGGAGGAGGCGACCTGTGACAGGTGTAAGGAGGAGGATGCCTATGAACGGCCGTGTTTTAATTGCAGTACTGTCACTTCCTGTCCTGGAAGCGGTGCGGTGAAGAAAAAGGTTGGTGTTCCAGCACACAGGGAACTGATTCTTCTTTGCACGGTTTAACGAACCCATCGTTGCATCGCTTTACTTGCATACGCATTTCCTCACAGTGGATTCATTTGTTTCTATTTAGTAACATTTTTCATAACATATTGAATCTTTTTAACCCTGACTCAGGTATTTCTTTCAGAGCAAGTCTGATCCGTCCTGAAATATTGGATGTGGCAGCACGCTGATGGAATTACACGGTCGTTTCAATTCACACTCATTTTCAGCACCGACCGAGAACGACCACGGGCAGGACTTCCTTCAGACAGAACCACTGCATGACTGACAGATTAGCTTACAAAAGATTTGGGGGAAATGTgaggtaggtaggtaggaagAGAAGTCTCATTTTAAAGTGTGTTTCCTGAACTAAATATTTTCCAAGAGCAAAGAATCCAATTACACACGAAAACATCCACAGTTTCTTCAAGGTTCTTGGTATCAGCAGGAGAGTGACCGGCTCGGTACTTagatcttcacacacacacacacacacacacacacacacacacacacacacacacacacacacacacacacacacacacacacacacacacacacacacacacacacacacacacacacacaccacccacaGGCTTCCAGCTGGTCTGCTGTGCATCATTTGTGTGAGCTTTTGGCCTACCATATGAACATGTCGGCCCCCATCTCAGATGAATGCAGCGTGTTTACATCCACATCTATGAGATTACTCCTCTGTTCAAATGGATAATTGCACATTGCTTTCTGGGCAGGAATGGAATGCCAATGTCCAGAAATGCAAAGATGTTTTCATCCTGCAGCAAATATCTTTGGATGAGGTGAAAAcacagttttgtgtgtgtgtgaaggtgaaAGTCCCTTATATCTGTTTTCCTCACCTGTAGAGATGAGGCTTTAGATCTCTCACCCACTTCACATCCGGTGAACTCAAATAGAGCAGAAATACAGTTTGATTTCTCAATCAAAAGGACTTTTATAACAAATTTATAGCATCGACACTATTCTGAATAATATGAACTAGCCCGTTGCTTTCAGCGTCATGGATGATACCATGTGATCTTTAAGGGGCTCCAGCCCCCATTGCTCTCTCTCTTCGTGTGCACCCCTGGCTCTGCAGAAAAACCTCTGTTAGTGTGAGCTGGTTGTTCTCGGAGTAACTTGCATCTCTCAAACGGTTGGTGTTAAATCACAGCTGCTGTCAAAACAAAAGCAGCATATCAGGGTTCACAACTTGAGTTCAACATGCAAAGAACACACGTTTATTTGGACCTACCTGTTTGTCTGAGGTTTGGTGTGTTtcatatgatttttttattttggtaacAGGTTTAGTCAACAGGCAGGCCGGTTCAGCTTCCACACAATTGTTGTGAAGCTGTTGCAAAaaataaattgaataaaaaatcatgttttcttgtttaatttCTGCTCGTTTTAAAACGATTTCACTTATAAGGATTACATTTTGATTAATCAGAAATAAAATGATAAAGCTGTGGTAACCCTTAACttctcatcccccccccccaccaccaccaccccaccaccccaacacacacacacacacacacacacactgtgatgtAGATCCTTGAATGCATCCAGCAGAGTTTCATCGTGACCAGATAATGCTTTAGAGCCAGATGGGTTCAGTTTCTCCTCCTGCTTCCTGTGAGTTATAGGGGCAGCCTTCATCTCACTGGAGCCTTTACATGCCAGACCTTTTAGATTCCTTAGAATAAAAATAAACGCACGAGCCAAATCTGATTCAGAATgtcaagaaaataaaataaagcatcaaacaaacaaaaagaaaacagtaATAGATAACTATCTCTCATCTGTTTGAAACTTTTATTGAGCTGCGTTCATCTCAGCCTCACTTTGCTTTTTCTAAAGAACGATTAGGAAGCAGGCCTTGTAGGGCGATCGTTCACCATATCCAGCTGCGCACGACTTGGTGACATCAGTGGGGACGAGGGATTCTGAAAAATTACTCCAGGGTTGGGATGACGACAGTGACTGGGAAGTATAAATTCCGAGCCGAAAAGTTGTCAGCTCATACCTCCAGACCTGGCAGTAAGGGTCACGAGACGCCGGACCAACCTTTAAATCACCACCGAGAGGCTGGAGACGCATCAGGAAACCGCTCAGGTGAGCGTGGCACGTTTTAGATAGTGGGAATTATTTAATGCGCGTTCGTTTATTCATTTGAAGCTGCTTTATCTTTCTCTAAAGGAGATGTAAATGCTGTTTTTTTTACCATGTTAGTGCATCGCGTATTTAACGAATTTCCTCCAAGATAAAAATTTAGTAGAAGAGATTTGTTATTTCAGTTTTTTTCCCTTGCAGAACTGACGTTTCTGTGATGTGGTTCCCATCTCTTCATTAGACGAACAAACCATTACCATGAAGTCGGCATGCCTGCTCATCTTGGCTTCTTTCGTGATCTGCAACTTGAAGATGTCAGAGGGACAAGGCGTCTCGGCTGAGGAGGAGACGGACCGAGGGACCACCATAGATGACATCATCCTCCAGAGAGCCGAAAGTCTTCTGTTAAGATCGATTCTCAAAAAGCTGCAGGGTGAAAACGGACAAGATGGTGCGTAAAactggttttgtttatttttttagcaaAAGGGAAACAGTTTCTGACTTTAGATTGAAATCGTgttatgcatttttttattttcttttaataaatgtcTCTCAATGAGTTCTGCTGCTGCACTGTTAAGGTTTGGGCGATTTTGGACCGATATGGTAACTTGTACACATTTTTTAGCTTTATTTTCATGTTTGTATACTGCAGCAATGACCTTTACACTAATCGTAGAATACTGTTAACGCTGTCCTTTTAAGTAAAGTGTTGAGTAAATGAATTGAGGAATCTTCCTCTAGTAGGAATGATACAAACGTTCTGTTGCGCGCATTTTACGCACGAGTCATGTGCGCAGAAAGGATGCAGTCGGACTTGGTAACTTGTGAAAAACTTGAATATGTGATCGTTGCTTCCAGATGGGGGTTTCTCTCATCCAGAATGGGTTACAAAGCGCCAGCATCCCGGTAAGAGGTACAGCGAAGGATTGGAGAAGCGGCAGCACCCAGGCAGaagagaggaggacgaggatgagcTCCACTTGGACATGGAGAGGAGGCAGCACCCCGGCAAGCGCGAAAATGAAATGCACTCCTTCACGGGGATTCAAAAACGGCAACACCCGGGAAAGCGCGCGACGGGACACGTTTCTGACACCCCCATCATTCTGCTTAGTGAACTTTCCAAACGGCAACACCCGGGTAAGCGCTACCTGGTGCTGCACACCAAGCGCCAGCATCCAGGTAAGCGCTAtctggaggatgaggaggacgatGGGGACTGGACTAGGGATGGAGACGAAGATCTCTCCGACTTAGAAAAGCGTCAGCACCCCGGAAAACGGTTTTGGGATAACACCAGTCCGGAACTAAGCACCGACAGTCCGTGTGACGCTTTGGACCCTAACAGCTGCAATAAGTCTCTGCTGCTCGACTTTCTAGACGACATCAAGAGCCATGCCGAGAAGAGACAGCATCCGGGTAAAAGGTTTGCACCGGAGGAAGACTTAATGGAAAGAGAGTAACATGTTGTAAACGTATAAACGAATTGACCAGAATGAATTATGAAACGTTTTATTTGGCGCAGAGTTTGTTTTGTCTACGCATTTCGGCATTTATCTGACATTTTCTTTGGGGCGCCAGTGCGTAATTCTCCTCCAAATGTAGAACTTCCTGTGAGTAAGGATGAAAAAGAGTCGGTGCCATGTGTGAACTCTGTAATTTTGAACTACTTTGAGATTTTTTTATGTTCATTAGAGTATTTCTGCTTGCGCCAAATCATAGAATTATACAAGTAAAGGCTCCAGAGATGTTGCCTCTGTGAGGCAACTCCTTTGTAGAACGTGAGATTAGATAAGCAGAAGATGACCACACGTGAAGCAAGAAAATCTCTCCAGTGGctgatttatgttttattttctacgtATGTAAAATATAAAGATTACTACAGCAAATTAAGTGTGCTGCTGCTTGCTTTCTTATTCAATCTCAGCTCTGATAAGAGTGCAATCTGATGGAATAATCCGCCTCTTCATGAAGCCCCAAGCATACCTGTTTGATTGGGTTGGTTCCATCAGAGCCTCACCAGCACGTGCAGAATCAATAtggaaattaataataataattaaaaaaaaatgatgCATTATGCCGTTTTGATCAACTTCTCATACAAGTCCAAAAATCTGAGCAAATGACAAAAGAAAATAGCCCTAATAGATTTAAATGCATCGATATTAGGGTTGCATTATTTGTTTATAGTTTATTTAGTAAAGTGCATGCCTCTCAAACACACTGACTGCTCACTATTTTTCACATGAGCCCTTAAATAATGCAAATCATAATCATCTGTTTTACCCTTTCAAGATGGTTTAATTTCAAATTATTTCTGAACTTTACAAGAAATAAATCCTTTCCACACATTTATGGCATCATCCTACTGAAGCTCGGACACTGATGGGCTCTTCAGAGGGCTCAACTCAAATGAGCCAGATCCCTCAAGACCTCCTTTCTTCCACCTTTGTGCTCCACAAAATTCCTGTCACGCCTAACATGACGGATTTCATTAGGAGGAtttaagaagaaaaaatacacacAATTTGTGAAATAAGAAAAATTAAGTTTTTAAAAAGTGTTATTTGACAGTCTTTACCCAAACCATATAAAACACTGCATTTTGAACAATCTTGCAACAAGCTCATGCACATTTTTAATTAAGGTAAACGTGACCATCTAGTTAATCCAGAGTTGCACGGAGTTTATATTTGTGTGTTTCATGTTTGAAACAACATCCTCAATGTAATTTTAAAAGTTGGCTTCTGCAAATCTTTTAGAAACTGTGTACCCTGCACACATTTCAGAATAGGCGAACTTTTcacatttttttaatccaaatgcatttataaagaaataaaaaggCAATGCTGATGTGCAAAAAAATACATGAATAATCAGCAAAACTGCAGATCTTATAATTAAAGCAATTTTCTACTGAATGATCGGTTGTCACTGATTTCGGTAATATtgttttgataaaagaaaatGCTCCAAGAAATCTGCTTTATGTTGACGTTCAATGTGATATTAAGATAAATTAAAATTACTCAATGATAAGTGTAATATGAGAGAAAATTAGCGAAGTGAAACCATTATTTTATTGTTAGTTCGCGTTTATTCTCTGACGTTTGTCCCTTTTCGCTCCCACTAGCAGCGACGAAAGGCCGGTCACATGATCAGGTGGGGCTGCTGCAGCTTCTGTTGTCTAGCTGTCAAGAAGAAAAAACTGTCAACAACAGCAATTCTCGGAGACATTTTGGCCTAAAATTGAAATATTTCATGAAGGGCGTAAGTGTTTGTTTATGCGTGGTCAGACGTTGTTCTGTCCTCTTGCTTTGAGCGGTGTGGTTGGAGAAACAATAGCTAAAGAAAACGAGATTAGCATTCTTAAGCTAACCTGTTGTCTTTATGTAACGGTGATTAAATTTGACACATTAAGCTAATAGAAACACTCAAGACATAGCCAGAAGTCCACGTGTTGCATTTCTGTAAGGAGCTAACAAATGAACTTAATAACGTGGTTTTGACTTAAAGCTAACCGTAGCTGGTTATGTCCCGGTGAAACCTGATTAAATATAGATTAATGCTAATGTTTCATTGTGCAGCTGCATGAGTTTTCTTCAGAGCAGAAAGTGGACATTTTCTGTTCCGTCGTGACCTAAAGGTGCTCAAATAAATTGGATCTCTATTGTAAATTTCACTCTAACCCCAGGATCTGGTTTAACTTGGTATACTCACCAAATCACACAGTTTATTGCAGTTAAATCTATAAATTGAGGTTATGCTTGGAAATTATTGTGTATTTAGTCTGTTTGATTCGGTGTCTATATTCATCAGGTAGTTTTTCCCCTACAGTTGTTATGGAGTCGATTAGATTTACTTTGAACACCTTGTGACATGTTGGCCCAAGGAGGATCATGCCACCTCACCTCCTGAACAACAGAACATCCTTCTGTCATCATGGCCTCCAGCTACCCACCTCCTTTAGAGGGCACCGGTGAAGTAAAGGAGGGCTTTATTTGCCCTCTGTGCTTTAAAGACCTTCAGTCATTCTACCAACTCCAAGGACACTATGATGAGCACTCGGGGGACGATGGTCATGTTCGAGGACAGCTCAAAAGTAAGTCCTGACCTGTGTCAGTCATAATCAGATTATAGTTCATTTGTAACCCATGAAAATTTTAGATATGAATCACCTTGGATTTATTGGCATAGTTTTTGGGAGGGGTCCAGCTGCATAAATAATTAAAAAGCTGCTAAATTACTTTTTAAAGTTGAACTACAATACCATACTGCAAAGATCAGTTCTAAGATAGTAAATAGTTTTTTCTTATTTTCAGAAGAATCAGGTAAATTGACTCACCGTTACTTTGTAATATTTATGTAAAACTAATCTAAGCTCCAGTCAGTCACTCGTCATCTTACTGCTGGATCTTGCATTGGAGGATTTGGTTTCTGGCTTTCACTTGACAAAGTTCCTGTTTTATTCTCATATTTGTGTGACTAAAATTGAAGTTTCCATTCATCCCCTctgtcaggggcgtgtccagggagtggcctggggtagcacatgccacccttggaatctgattggccaccccaggtgccaccacactatttaacctttaaataggcttttcattgtccacaaatggcttgggggtaaaacaaagaaagcataaccattggtgccacccatgcacaaagctgtgcctcacctgggccaccccattttaaaagatctggacacgccactgtcctCTGTACTTTTCACAATTTGCCATTAGTGCAGAGCACTTACCTCTGTGTGAATTAGACAATGCCTTTAGTTGTTGGATAGGTTTCTTTTCTTATTGAAATCAgcctttaaaaaccagaagtgtttAAGTGTAACGTGTGCAGTGGTGTTACTACTGAACATGAGCAGAATGACGTTTTATCTACAGGTCAAGGTGAGTTGTGCATAAACGTTGGTTCATAAAGGTTCCACATGCATGCTGGGTTAGTGTTTAGGATTTAGAAAATCAGTGCATGTTCCTGTGTTTAACACATTCCCTCTGATTTttcatttgtttgtgtgtgtgtgtgtgtgtgtgtgtgtgtgtgtgtgtgtgtgtgtgtgtgtgtgtgtgtgtgtgtgtgtgtgtgtgtgtgtgtgtgtgtatttaggtTTGGTTCAGAAAGCAAAGAAAGCCAAAGATAAGCTGCTGAAGAGGGATGGAGATGACAGACCGGACACCGGCAGTTATGAGTCCTTCTACTACGGCGGAGTGGACCCATATATGTGGGAACCTCAGGAACTGGGTGAACAGGACTTAAATCCTCTTTTATTTGTTTGGGCTTTTCACATCCAATCACACTTTATTAGTAAAATCATTCAGATGTAAATGCCAGGAAGAACAAACTTTATTTTTAcacattgtgtttatttatttatttttcttatagGAGCAAGAAGGAGTCACCTGGAGTTTTTTAAGAAGCACCGAGCAGCCCGGATAGACCATTATGTCATTGAAGTCAACAAGCTCATCATCAGACTGGAAAAGGTGTGCTTGAACCACAATGTTCCTCCTGAAATAAGTTTAAACAACCATTAACCTTAAATTTGACGTTTCAGTTGACAGCGTTTGATAGAACCAGCTCAGACTCTGCTAAAATCAGAGGTTTGTATATTTTTTGTTATAACTCAGTTAAATCTTACCGTGTGGATGCTTTTTATAATATGTCACAAATCATATTGTGTTAACTTTCTCTGTAGCCATTGAGAAATCTGTAGTGCCCTGGGTGAATGACTCAGACGTCCCTTTCTGTCCCGACTGTGGAAACAAGTTCAACATCCGGAACCGGCGCCACCACTGTCGCCTTTGTGGATCCATCATGTGCAGAAGGTGCATGGAGTTCGTCCCTCTACCTTTGGCTCGTATGTATCAACATCTTAGAAATCAAAGAAATCCAAACGCAGGAGCAGAAGCTCGTTGCTCAGTGCTGCTATTTccttcttttgtttttatttatcagaGAAGCTCATTAATGGGACCCGAGAGGCCCTGTGTGTTCCTGGAAGTCCCAGCCAGACTCAGTATCAGCCAGCAGGAATGGGCTCCAGGAGGGGCAGCATCAGCAGTTTGAGCAGCGTTGCTTCTATTCTGGAGGAGAAGGACGATGAGAAGATCCGCTGCTGTCACCACTGCATGGACACGCTGCTGAAGAGACAGCAGAAGTTGGATGAGAAGGATCACGTTCCAGATGTAGTGAAACTTTATGAGGTTGGTCTAACAGTCCCAGAAAACTTCCCTTCAGCTACAGTTCTGTTCTTTTTGTTTACACTGCTGTATCCTTCctgccacttcctgtttactttcTGGGCTTTCCTGCCAGAGACTCAGGATGTGCATGGAGAAGGTGGAAGAAAAAGCTCCAGAGTATATTCGAATGGCTGAGTCTCTCAAGTAGGCACTATTAAAAAGTATTGATGTAACCATTtcacatttgttttcattttaatcTGACAATGTTTTACTTCTTCCTGCCAAAGTGCCGGAGAAACCACCTACAATCTTGACACGGCAGGTGGACTGAGGCTGGAAGTCCAGAAGTACTATGAACTAATTGATGCTCTAAGGTACACATACGCTGTCACTAATacttcaaagtgaaacacagctgTCTAAGTTTAAGAGTTCAACAGAAATCTTTGGTTTTAATTTCCCCAGCAAGAAGATTTTAACACTAGGAGTTAAAAACAACCCACCGTCGCCCCCGAAAGCACTCCAGCTTCAGAGGATGATACGATACATGGCAACACTCTTTGTCCAGGTGAGACCAAGTGAAGACAGTTGATGGCTTAAACACAAAAAAGCCAAACTGAAGTTTTAGCCAAAGAGGACATGTAAGAGCTGGGAATCGTGGCTTAGTTCAGAAGTTTATCAAAATGTGTTTGATATGTTTGATACAATCTGCCAACCCAATGGATTTGTAGCTACCATCTGGGAAAATGGAGCAAAAGTCCAGTTATGTCAGTAATCcaacttatgtttatgtatttagcagacgcttttgtccaaagcgacttacaagtgataatcggcattttgccttgaggctaacaacaataacaacaacaacattgacatcagtcatggagagtagggaacaaaggagtggacagtagagagggggaacgggtgcaggcaaggtgctagttaagaagatgctctctgaagagcagggtcttcaggagtttcttgaaaattgaaaaggaagcccctgttctggtagtgcttggaaggtcattccacatttgtggaacgatgcatgagaagagtggattgtcctgagcgtggtgtaggcactgctagccgacgaccctgtgatgaccggagcggccgggccgagacgtaagcctttgcaagaggattcaggtagatgggagccgtacatctcggactttgtatgctagtgttagcaatttgaatttgatgcgtgctgctagcggtagccagtggagctcaatgaacagaggggtgacgtgtgctcttttggctgattgaagaccacacatgccactgcgttctggaccatttgaagaggtctcacagtacagcctggaagaccagttagactgaaagaccatctaaaggctcaggaaccctttgcatgtattttggattcattagatgattagagtgtgacactctgagtctagaatattgactcTTTTTGACTTTTCACATTATTTTAATCATCTGAGATGTTGAATGTGTAGTTTTCATAAGCTGCACTCCATTATCACCATAGTtacaacaaataaaggctgaaatatctggatttgcatgTAAGGAGTCTATCCcacttattaaataaataaattaacttttgcaccgtATTCTAATTTTTGGAGTTTCGCCGGTATGTGTCAGACCCTCCAGGATGCCCCCAGATGCTCTCTAACCAAAGGGGCATTGTTAAGTTGAAATCAGTTAGATAGTTTTACCTGTAATCGGCTCAGTGCTAGGTAAGTGGGTTGGATGTCTTTGCTAGTTATTGTGGGGTTGTGAAAGATCTGCCTCACATGTAGTAGAAGTGAGGATTATTAGAACTTTTGTTCCCTTTTTTGTGTCTTCTCTGTTTTAGGAGAAGCTGCTGGGCCTGATGTCTTTACCCACTAAAGAGAAGTACGAAGAGCTGAAAGACAAGAGGAAGCAAGAGCAAGAAAGGAGGCTCCAGCTAGAGCGACTGGTGAGAATAAGTTCCAGTCTGATGTTTTTTCGCTGGACAAACTCGTTTCTAAATCTGGACTTTTATCTCTTGCTCAGCAGGGAGCTCAGGAGTCTCTAAAGAGGAGACAGGAGTCTGAGAAAAACCGTCCACCAGCCAATGGGGAGCTGCTACGGGCCCCTCGAGAACCACGCATGACTAAAGCTGGTGGTTGGTTACCTTCTGCAGACTCCGTCCATGTAGGTAGTGACCTGGAAGACCCCCTCCTCCAGCAGATTGCAAACATTGAATCATTCCTTAATCAGGCGCGTGAAGCCCAAAGAGCAGACGAGGTCGCCATGCTGGAAGAGAACTTACGGCAGCTGCACGATGAGTATGACCAGCAACAGACCCGTCTCGCTATTGAACTTTCTAAGAAGCAGGCTAAGGAGGAGAGCTTACAGCAGGAGGAGCTCCAGCGTCTGGAGGCCCTGGAGAGAGTGCAGTGGGGCTCCAGGTTCAGCACCCAGCTGTCCTCCACCTGTCCATCTCTGGACATCAGCCCAGCAGCAGGTTACCAGGGTGAGCAGGACACCACAGGGGTCCTGATTAGTAAAGCCGATGGAAGTCCATCAGCTGTAAGGGCATGCTCCTCTCTTACAACCCAAGAGGAATCCCCTCCAAGATTAAGGAGTTTAGGAGGCCATGTAACGCCCCCTAGCAGTGAAGGCCAGAGCAACACCTCCCTTAACCCATTTGAAGAGGAGGACTCTACTCCCATTGAGGAAGATCCATCTAATCCTTTCTTTGAGGACATCCAGAGGGAATACAAAGGAGTAACCAACGGGAAGAAGGAAAACAACCCATTTGATGAAGATGCAGACACGGTGGAGGACCAGCAGGTTGAGGCTGTACCCACAAACCCTTTTGAGGAGGATGACACCGACGCCGGTAACCCCTTCATGGAGGCCTCTGGAAATTCTCCTGAGGTGTCGACCAACCCCTTCGATGTGGACGAGGATGAGGTTTTGCCCGACGTGGACATGATTGAGGAGGAACTGCTGCTGCAGCAGATCAACAACATTAGAGCTTACATCTTTGATGCCAAGCTGAGCGGCCGTCTTGATGAGGTCGAGCTCTTGTCAAAGAATCTGAAAGAGCTGCTGCACACTTTACAGGAACAGAAGAAGAAGCACTGATGCATTTTAGCCCCCGATCACCTGCTACTTAACAAGTCCCATAAGGCTAATCACTTTACACAACTAGCAACCCTGCTAAGCAAGGCTAGTCGGGCAGCCTGATTAAAGGGATAGTTATTTGTTTGGGGAGGCTGTGTGGAGTGTTTATGAGCTGTTGGTGTACTAGCTGCAGTAGAGTTGTTATAGCACATTTTCATTGTGTTGGCCAAACCAAAATAATTAATGCTCAGAAGGAGAAAAG
The sequence above is a segment of the Nothobranchius furzeri strain GRZ-AD chromosome 15, NfurGRZ-RIMD1, whole genome shotgun sequence genome. Coding sequences within it:
- the trh gene encoding pro-thyrotropin-releasing hormone isoform X1 is translated as MTTVTGKYKFRAEKLSAHTSRPGSKGHETPDQPLNHHREAGDASGNRSDEQTITMKSACLLILASFVICNLKMSEGQGVSAEEETDRGTTIDDIILQRAESLLLRSILKKLQGENGQDDGGFSHPEWVTKRQHPGKRYSEGLEKRQHPGRREEDEDELHLDMERRQHPGKRENEMHSFTGIQKRQHPGKRATGHVSDTPIILLSELSKRQHPGKRYLVLHTKRQHPGKRYLEDEEDDGDWTRDGDEDLSDLEKRQHPGKRFWDNTSPELSTDSPCDALDPNSCNKSLLLDFLDDIKSHAEKRQHPGKRFAPEEDLMERE
- the LOC107391225 gene encoding rabenosyn-5 isoform X2 — encoded protein: MASSYPPPLEGTGEVKEGFICPLCFKDLQSFYQLQGHYDEHSGDDGHVRGQLKSLVQKAKKAKDKLLKRDGDDRPDTGSYESFYYGGVDPYMWEPQELGARRSHLEFFKKHRAARIDHYVIEVNKLIIRLEKLTAFDRTSSDSAKIRAIEKSVVPWVNDSDVPFCPDCGNKFNIRNRRHHCRLCGSIMCRRCMEFVPLPLAQKLINGTREALCVPGSPSQTQYQPAGMGSRRGSISSLSSVASILEEKDDEKIRCCHHCMDTLLKRQQKLDEKDHVPDVVKLYERLRMCMEKVEEKAPEYIRMAESLNAGETTYNLDTAGGLRLEVQKYYELIDALSKKILTLGVKNNPPSPPKALQLQRMIRYMATLFVQEKLLGLMSLPTKEKYEELKDKRKQEQERRLQLERLGAQESLKRRQESEKNRPPANGELLRAPREPRMTKAGGWLPSADSVHVGSDLEDPLLQQIANIESFLNQAREAQRADEVAMLEENLRQLHDEYDQQQTRLAIELSKKQAKEESLQQEELQRLEALERVQWGSRFSTQLSSTCPSLDISPAAGYQGEQDTTGVLISKADGSPSAVRACSSLTTQEESPPRLRSLGGHVTPPSSEGQSNTSLNPFEEEDSTPIEEDPSNPFFEDIQREYKGVTNGKKENNPFDEDADTVEDQQVEAVPTNPFEEDDTDAGNPFMEASGNSPEVSTNPFDVDEDEVLPDVDMIEEELLLQQINNIRAYIFDAKLSGRLDEVELLSKNLKELLHTLQEQKKKH
- the trh gene encoding pro-thyrotropin-releasing hormone isoform X2 — translated: MKSACLLILASFVICNLKMSEGQGVSAEEETDRGTTIDDIILQRAESLLLRSILKKLQGENGQDDGGFSHPEWVTKRQHPGKRYSEGLEKRQHPGRREEDEDELHLDMERRQHPGKRENEMHSFTGIQKRQHPGKRATGHVSDTPIILLSELSKRQHPGKRYLVLHTKRQHPGKRYLEDEEDDGDWTRDGDEDLSDLEKRQHPGKRFWDNTSPELSTDSPCDALDPNSCNKSLLLDFLDDIKSHAEKRQHPGKRFAPEEDLMERE
- the LOC107391225 gene encoding rabenosyn-5 isoform X1; the protein is MASSYPPPLEGTGEVKEGFICPLCFKDLQSFYQLQGHYDEHSGDDGHVRGQLKSLVQKAKKAKDKLLKRDGDDRPDTGSYESFYYGGVDPYMWEPQELGARRSHLEFFKKHRAARIDHYVIEVNKLIIRLEKLTAFDRTSSDSAKIRAIEKSVVPWVNDSDVPFCPDCGNKFNIRNRRHHCRLCGSIMCRRCMEFVPLPLAQKLINGTREALCVPGSPSQTQYQPAGMGSRRGSISSLSSVASILEEKDDEKIRCCHHCMDTLLKRQQKLDEKDHVPDVVKLYERLRMCMEKVEEKAPEYIRMAESLNAGETTYNLDTAGGLRLEVQKYYELIDALSKKILTLGVKNNPPSPPKALQLQRMIRYMATLFVQEKLLGLMSLPTKEKYEELKDKRKQEQERRLQLERLQGAQESLKRRQESEKNRPPANGELLRAPREPRMTKAGGWLPSADSVHVGSDLEDPLLQQIANIESFLNQAREAQRADEVAMLEENLRQLHDEYDQQQTRLAIELSKKQAKEESLQQEELQRLEALERVQWGSRFSTQLSSTCPSLDISPAAGYQGEQDTTGVLISKADGSPSAVRACSSLTTQEESPPRLRSLGGHVTPPSSEGQSNTSLNPFEEEDSTPIEEDPSNPFFEDIQREYKGVTNGKKENNPFDEDADTVEDQQVEAVPTNPFEEDDTDAGNPFMEASGNSPEVSTNPFDVDEDEVLPDVDMIEEELLLQQINNIRAYIFDAKLSGRLDEVELLSKNLKELLHTLQEQKKKH